One Besnoitia besnoiti strain Bb-Ger1 chromosome VIII, whole genome shotgun sequence DNA segment encodes these proteins:
- a CDS encoding histone H3 (encoded by transcript BESB_084840) has protein sequence MARTKQTARKSTGGKAPRKQLASKAARKSAPMSGGIKKPHRYRPGTVALREIRRYQKSTDLLIRKLPFQRLVREIAQDFKTDLRFQSSAVLALQEAAEAYLVGLFEDTNLCAIHAKRVTIMPKDIQLARRIRGERS, from the coding sequence ATGGCGCGTACGAAACAGACGGCCCGAAAGTCGACGGGTGGGAAAGCCCCTCGCAAACAGCTTGCATCCAAGGCTGCCCGCAAGTCTGCCCCCATGAGCGGTGGCATCAAGAAGCCTCACCGATACCGCCCCGGTACCGTCGCTCTCCGTGAAATCCGCAGATACCAGAAGTCGACGGACCTCCTGATCCGCAAGTTGCCTTTCCAGAGGCTCGTGCGTGAAATTGCTCAGGACTTCAAGACGGATCTGCGTTTCCAGTCCTCTGCTGTCCTGGCTCTTCAGGAGGCTGCTGAGGCCTACCTTGTCGGGCTCTTTGAGGACACCAACTTGTGCGCAATCCACGCCAAGCGTGTCACTATCATGCCAAAGGATATCCAGCTGGCCCGCCGAATTCGTGGCGAGCGCTCTTAA
- a CDS encoding histone H2A1 (encoded by transcript BESB_084830) gives MSAKGKGGRAKKSGKSSSKSAKAGLQFPVGRIGRYLKKGRYAKRVGAGAPVYMAAVLEYLCAEILELAGNAARDHKKSRIIPRHIQLAVRNDEELSKFLGGVTIASGGVMPNVHSVLLPKKSKTKKSQ, from the coding sequence ATGTCGGCCAAAGGAAAGGGCGGTCGCGCGAAGAAGTCCGGAAAGAGCAGCAGCAAGTCTGCCAAGGCCGGTCTTCAGTTCCCTGTGGGAAGAATTGGACGCTACCTCAAGAAGGGAAGATACGCCAAGCGTGTTGGTGCCGGTGCTCCCGTGTACATGGCTGCCGTCCTTGAGTATCTCTGCGCTGAGATCCTCGAGTTGGCGGGCAACGCCGCACGTGACCACAAGAAGTCGAGAATCATCCCTCGTCACATCCAGCTGGCTGTTCGCAACGATGAGGAACTCAGCAAGTTCCTCGGCGGTGTGACCATCGCCAGTGGTGGTGTGATGCCCAACGTCCACTCTGTGCTCCTCCCCAAGAAGAGCAAGACCAAGAAGTCTCAGTAA